A genome region from Pirellulales bacterium includes the following:
- a CDS encoding aminotransferase class IV codes for MSEPLVFLNGDLLPASRAHLAIYDAGLVFGATVTEMTRTFSHQPFRLQDHLDRLFRSLSSVGFDIGMSRDELSEVSQKLLAHNAAQIETDDELGLIHFVTAGEYSRYASSPNQAVRTTPTICVHTFPLALHMWAAKIEHGAHLITPQIRHVPPECYDPQIKNRSRLHYYLAEQEARSVDPDASALLLDLDGNVTETSAANFLMVEQGTIVSPPLARTLPGISRQTVSELAGKLGIPFVERDIALSEALRSDEALLSSTSYCLLPVTRINGTAIGSGQPGPLFARLIDGWSGLVGLDIRRQILCSSGGNSRRGI; via the coding sequence GTGAGCGAACCGTTAGTATTCCTCAACGGCGATCTGCTGCCGGCCTCGCGCGCGCATTTGGCGATTTACGACGCCGGCCTGGTATTTGGGGCCACGGTGACCGAGATGACGCGGACCTTCAGTCATCAACCCTTTCGTTTGCAAGATCACTTGGATCGACTGTTTCGCTCTTTGAGTTCCGTGGGATTCGACATCGGCATGTCTCGCGATGAGCTGTCCGAGGTTTCGCAGAAGTTGCTGGCACACAACGCGGCACAAATCGAGACTGACGATGAGTTGGGTTTGATCCATTTCGTCACCGCCGGCGAGTACAGCCGCTACGCCAGTTCGCCGAATCAGGCCGTCCGCACGACGCCCACGATTTGCGTCCACACGTTTCCCTTGGCATTGCACATGTGGGCGGCCAAGATCGAGCACGGAGCCCATTTAATCACTCCCCAGATCCGTCACGTACCGCCGGAGTGCTATGACCCACAGATAAAGAATCGCAGCCGGCTCCATTATTACCTGGCCGAGCAGGAGGCGCGATCCGTCGATCCGGATGCCTCGGCATTGCTCTTGGATCTGGATGGAAACGTCACTGAAACGAGCGCCGCCAACTTTCTCATGGTCGAACAAGGCACGATCGTTTCTCCCCCGCTAGCCCGTACTTTGCCAGGGATCAGCCGGCAGACAGTGAGCGAACTGGCAGGAAAACTCGGCATCCCGTTTGTCGAGCGCGATATCGCACTCTCGGAAGCTCTTCGCTCTGACGAGGCGCTATTGTCGAGCACATCCTATTGCCTTCTGCCGGTAACACGAATCAACGGCACGGCAATTGGCAGTGGGCAGCCCGGTCCTCTGTTCGCACGGCTCATCGACGGCTGGAGCGGATTGGTTGGCCTCGACATTCGACGGCAAATCCTCTGCAGCAGCGGCGGCAATTCCCGCCGTGGTATCTGA